The following DNA comes from Nocardia sp. XZ_19_385.
AATTATCTGGATTACACCGGCGGCGAACAGAATTCGATGTCGGACAATCTCCCGAAAGATGTACTGCTGCAACAGATGCTGCCCGCGGCGGTGCCGGAGGTGTTCACCCAGGGCATGGCGATGTTCGGCGGCGCGCTGATGCTTATTCTCGGTGCGCTGGTCATGGGTAGCGGCTACGGCTGGGGCACCTGGAAAACGGTGCTGACCCAGGGGCCGTCGCGGATCACCGCGGTCGGCGGCGTGCTGGTGAGCCTGGCCGTGGTGGTCGGGTCGCTGGTCGTCGTGGCCTTCCTGGCCGACGTGGCGGTGGCTTCACTCATCGCGGTGTCGCAGTCGCAATCGCTCGCGCTGCCGGCGCTGTCCCAGTCGTTGCACGGCATTCTCACCGGCGCGATGATTCTCGGCATGTGGACGCTGGCGGGGGCGTTGATCGGCACCATTGCCCGCGGGCCCGCGCTGGCCGTCGGACTGGGTCTGGTCTGGGTGCTGGTGGTGGAGAACCTGCTGCGTGGCGTCTCGGGCATCTTCGGCCCGCTGGAGGCGGTGACCGATCGGCTGCCCGGTACGGCGGCCGGCTCGCTGGCCGGGGCGATGCGCACGGTGGACGGGCCCGCGACGCCCGGGGTGCTGGACATCCTGTCTCGAAGCGAATCGCTGATCGTGCTGGGGATCTACCTGTTGGTGTTCACGGTGGGCACGATGTGGCTGGTCCACAGGCGGGACCTCGTCTGATCACGGGGGTGGATCCAGGATCGCGTGGGCAAGTCTGTGCAGCCCGGCGGTGATCTGCTCATTGCCGAGCCCGCGCTCGCGCTGGTTCAGGTAGACCTCGGCGGTCAACGGTGCGAGCAACGGTTCGATCAGTGAATCCGCTTCCGGGACAGCGGCTTCGCGTAGCAGGGAATGAATGTGCACACGCCAGAACTGGTAGGCGCCGGTGGCGAAGCGTGCACTGCCGCTTTCCGCGCCGAGCACGAGATGCGCATGGCCGTCGAGC
Coding sequences within:
- a CDS encoding ABC transporter permease subunit, which codes for MRDLLASAMAEMLRLRKWPAFWIILGTWVLLNLTFSYLFNYLDYTGGEQNSMSDNLPKDVLLQQMLPAAVPEVFTQGMAMFGGALMLILGALVMGSGYGWGTWKTVLTQGPSRITAVGGVLVSLAVVVGSLVVVAFLADVAVASLIAVSQSQSLALPALSQSLHGILTGAMILGMWTLAGALIGTIARGPALAVGLGLVWVLVVENLLRGVSGIFGPLEAVTDRLPGTAAGSLAGAMRTVDGPATPGVLDILSRSESLIVLGIYLLVFTVGTMWLVHRRDLV